From the Theobroma cacao cultivar B97-61/B2 chromosome 2, Criollo_cocoa_genome_V2, whole genome shotgun sequence genome, one window contains:
- the LOC18608504 gene encoding ATP-dependent Clp protease proteolytic subunit 2, mitochondrial: protein MRALISSTKRLISTTTTALSRSNHRNYSLIPMVIEHSSRGERAYDIFSRLLKERIVCINGTINDDTAHVVVAQLLFLESENPSKPIHMYLNSPGGHVTAGLAIYDTMQYIKSPINTICLGQAASMASLLLAAGAKGERRSLPNATIMIHQPSGGYSGQAKDMTIHTKQIVRVWDSLNALYSKHTGQSVDVIQKNMDRDYFMTPEEAKEFGIIDEVIDERPMALVTDAVANETKDNKESKESKDKGSN, encoded by the exons AATTTCCAGCACCAAAAGGCTCATCTCCACCACTACCACCGCCCTGTCACGTTCCAACCACCGAAACTACAGCCTCATACCGATGGTGATCGAGCACTCTTCCCGCGGCGAAAGAGCTTACGACATATTCTCTCGTCTCCTCAAGGAAAGGATCGTCTGCATAAACGGAACCATCAACGACGACACTGCCCACGTCGTCGTAGCCCAGCTCCTCTTCCTCGAATCCGAAAACCCCTCCAAGCCCATCCACATGTACCTCAACTCCCCCGGCGGCCATGTCACCGCAG GCCTTGCAATTTATGATACGATGCAGTACATTAAATCTCCAATTAACACAATCTGTTTGGGCCAAGCTGCATCCATGGCTTCTCTCCTTTTAGCTGCAGGCGCCAAGGGCGAAAGGCGGTCCCTCCCCAATGCGACCATCATGATTCATCAGCCTTCTGGTGGATACAGCGGCCAGGCTAAAGATATGACCATTCACACTAAGCAGATTGTTCGCGTTTGGGATTCGTTGAATGCTTTGTATTCGAAGCACACAGGACAATCGGTTGATGTAATTCAGAAGAATATGGATAGGGATTATTTTATGACTCCCGAAGAGGCCAAAGAATTTGGGATAATTGATGAAGTTATTGATGAAAGACCAATGGCTCTGGTCACCGATGCTGTAGCAAATGAAACCAAAGATAACAAAGAAAGCAAAGAGAGCAAAGATAAAGGTTCCAATTAG